The Catharus ustulatus isolate bCatUst1 unplaced genomic scaffold, bCatUst1.pri.v2 scaffold_100_arrow_ctg1, whole genome shotgun sequence genome includes a window with the following:
- the LOC117011275 gene encoding exocyst complex component 3-like protein 2: protein MEDGLATRVTGLLRAHVDRAPQVTPEFGREMAQSLLGVLVAFLHSFQRKVERFLEAPGDPAPPEATPGRAIALANCCPPFR from the exons ATGGAGGACGGGCTGGCCACGCGTGTCACCGGG CTGCTCCGGGCCCACGTGGACCGAGCCCCCCAAGTGACCCCCGAGTTCGGGCGGGAGATGGCGCAGAGcctgctgggagtgctggtggcGTTCCTGCacag cttcCAGCGCAAGGTCGAGCGTTTCCTGGAAGCCCCCGGGGACCCCGCCCCGCCCGAGGCCACCCCCGGCCGCGCCATCGCCCTGGCCAACTGCTGTCCCCCGTTCAGGTGA
- the LOC117011277 gene encoding LOW QUALITY PROTEIN: reticulon-2-like (The sequence of the model RefSeq protein was modified relative to this genomic sequence to represent the inferred CDS: inserted 1 base in 1 codon), with protein sequence MRGPRPWGRSWASPTAKRLRPRPPPRRTPPRAAARTRSSPRCPRRXPPEEEEEEDEAEDRATPEAPRDPPHELTFSYIAFRGGRRSPPGRAGTPPAPPGPPEGPRPPPELPPGAGPPSDPQGPPKSARGDPGPSPTPPRGDPGGGRGGRGGGGDPPQEAGSPRAPPRSPGERPMGARGRGRVRFRGGSRGPRPHWPLKIGGDPPPKTGGARGAMEGPVTPLSLPVWELLYWRAPARSALALLVSLVLLGSVARFSAVSVAAHAALAVLAVTVPLRLRHLALGALRPPPAEPRPRAVPAGLSPEQQQRWARLLSRHAVTAARTLTRLFLVHSVPESLKFAFLFYLLTYVGAACNGVTLLAAGVVSAFTFPVLYRRHQAQIDQYLSQVRSHLSHLRARVLAKLPSAKVKPQ encoded by the exons ATGCGGGGGCCGCGGCCATGGGGCAGGTCCTGGGCTTCGCCCACTGCA AAGAGGCTCCGTCCACGGCCTCCACCACGCCGGACTCCACCGAGG gcGGCAGCGAGGACTCGGAGTtccccgcgctgcccccgcc agccccccgaggaggaggaggaggaggatgaagccGAGGACAGAGCGACCCCCGAagccccccgggaccccccccacGAACTCACCTTCTCCTACATCGCCTTCCGGGGGGGGCGGCGGAGCCCCCCAGGCCgagccgggacccccccggcACCGCCGGGACCCCCGGAGGGGCCGCGCCCCCCGCCTGAGCTCCCCCCGGGGGCCGGACCCCCGAGCGACCCCCAGGGCCCCCCAAAAAGCGCCCGGGGAGaccccggcccctcccccacacCCCCCCGAGGGGATCCTGGTGGGGGTCGGGGggggcgaggaggaggaggagacccCCCCCAGGAGgctgg cagcccccgcgcccctccccgctccccc GGTGAGCGGCCAATGGGagcgcgggggcggggccgggtcCGATTTCGGGGAGGGTCCCGCGGCCCCCGCCCCCATTGGCCGCTAAAAATAGGGGgtgacccccccccaaaaaccgGCGGGGCCCGCGGAGCCATGGAGGGGCCGG tgacccccctgtccctcccagtttgggaGCTGCTGTACTGGCGCGCCCCGGCGCGCTCGGCGCTGGCcttactggtgtcactggtgttactgggGAGCGTGGCGCGCTTCAGCGCGGTCTCGGTGGCGGCGCACGCGGCGCTGGCGGTGCTGGCGGTCACTGTCCCCCTGCGGCTGCGACACCTGGCCCTGGGGGCGCTGCGACCCCCGCCCGCCGAGCCCCGGCCGCG cgctgtccccgcgGGGCTCAGcccggagcagcagcagcgctgggcGCGGCTCCTGTCGCGACACGCGGTGACAGCCGCGCGCACCCTGACCCGGCTCTTCCTCGTGCACAGCGTCCCCGAGTCCCTCAAG TTCGCCTTCCTGTTCTACCTGCTGACCTACGTGGGGGCGGCGTGCAACGGGGTCACCCTGCTGGCCGCGG GTGTCGTCAGCGCCTTCACCTTCCCCGTGCTCTACCGGCGCCACCAG GCCCAGATCGATCAATACCTGAGCCAGGTGCGGAGCCACCTGAGCCACCTGCGAGCCAG GGTCCTGGCCAAGCTCCCAAGTGCCAAAGTGAAGCCGCAGTGA
- the FOSB gene encoding protein fosB isoform X1, with protein MFQGFPGDYDSGSRCSSSPSAESQYLSPLDSFGSPAAAGAAQECGGLGDMPGSFVPTVTAITTSQDLQWLVQPTLISSVAPGAAMAQPPPLDPYDLPGPSYSAPGLGAFAGPPAPAPTPARAPRARPRRSREETLTPEEEEKRRVRRERNKLAAAKCRNRRRELTDRLQAETDQLEEEKAELESEIAELRKEKERLEFVLVAHAPACKVPFEDVAAGPAEVSSPGKAGTVAFLPPAPFQGPQGPFPGCCAPAGPPNATPAFVFTHPEGATCGASHQRSSSSDQSSDSLNSPSLLAL; from the exons ATGTTCCAGGGCTTCCCCGGGGACTACGACTCGGGCTCCCGCTGCAGCTCGTCGCCCTCGGCCGAGTCCCAGTACCTGTCGCCGCTCGACTCCTTCGggagccccgcggccgccggggcCGCGCAG gagtgcggtggccttggggacatgcCCGGCTCCTTCGTGCCCACGGTGACGGCCATCACCACCAGCCAGGACCTGCAGTGGCTGGTGCAGCCCACGCTCATCTCCTCGGTGGCCCCGGGGGCTGCCATGGCTCAGCCGCCCCCCCTGGACCCCTACGACCTCCCCGGGCCCAGCTACTCCGCGCCCGGGCTCGGCGCCTTCGCGGgacccccggccccggccccgacccccgcccgcgccccccgagcgcggccccggcgcAGCCGCGAGGAGACg CTGACCcccgaggaggaggagaagcgGCGCGTGCGGCGCGAGCGGAACAAGCTGGCGGCGGCCAAGTGTCGGAACCGGCGCCGGGAGCTCACGGACCGGCTGCAGGCG gaGACGGaccagctggaggaggagaaggcgGAGCTGGAGTCGGAGATCGCGGAGCTGCGCAAGGAGAAGGAGCGCCTGGAGTTCGTGCTGGTGGCGCACGCTCCCGCCTGCAAGGTCCCGTTCGAGGACGTGGCCGCCGGCCCGGCCGAGGTGAGCAGCCCGGGCAAGGCGGGGACCGTCGCCTTCCTGCCCCCGGCGCCGTTCCAGGGCCCGCAGGGTCCCTTCCCCGGCTGCTGCGCCCCCGCGGGACCCCCTAACGCGACCCCCGCGTTTGTGTTCACCCACCCAGAGGGAGCCACGTGTGGAGCCTCGCACCAgcggagcagcagcagcgaccAGTCCTCGGACTCCTTGAATTCTCCCTCGCTCCTCGCGTTGTGA
- the FOSB gene encoding protein fosB isoform X2: MFQGFPGDYDSGSRCSSSPSAESQYLSPLDSFGSPAAAGAAQECGGLGDMPGSFVPTVTAITTSQDLQWLVQPTLISSVAPGAAMAQPPPLDPYDLPGPSYSAPGLGAFAGPPAPAPTPARAPRARPRRSREETLTPEEEEKRRVRRERNKLAAAKCRNRRRELTDRLQAETDQLEEEKAELESEIAELRKEKERLEFVLVAHAPACKVPFEDVAAGPAEREPRVEPRTSGAAAATSPRTP, translated from the exons ATGTTCCAGGGCTTCCCCGGGGACTACGACTCGGGCTCCCGCTGCAGCTCGTCGCCCTCGGCCGAGTCCCAGTACCTGTCGCCGCTCGACTCCTTCGggagccccgcggccgccggggcCGCGCAG gagtgcggtggccttggggacatgcCCGGCTCCTTCGTGCCCACGGTGACGGCCATCACCACCAGCCAGGACCTGCAGTGGCTGGTGCAGCCCACGCTCATCTCCTCGGTGGCCCCGGGGGCTGCCATGGCTCAGCCGCCCCCCCTGGACCCCTACGACCTCCCCGGGCCCAGCTACTCCGCGCCCGGGCTCGGCGCCTTCGCGGgacccccggccccggccccgacccccgcccgcgccccccgagcgcggccccggcgcAGCCGCGAGGAGACg CTGACCcccgaggaggaggagaagcgGCGCGTGCGGCGCGAGCGGAACAAGCTGGCGGCGGCCAAGTGTCGGAACCGGCGCCGGGAGCTCACGGACCGGCTGCAGGCG gaGACGGaccagctggaggaggagaaggcgGAGCTGGAGTCGGAGATCGCGGAGCTGCGCAAGGAGAAGGAGCGCCTGGAGTTCGTGCTGGTGGCGCACGCTCCCGCCTGCAAGGTCCCGTTCGAGGACGTGGCCGCCGGCCCGGCCGAG AGGGAGCCACGTGTGGAGCCTCGCACCAgcggagcagcagcagcgaccAGTCCTCGGACTCCTTGA